Proteins from one Flammeovirgaceae bacterium genomic window:
- the sufB gene encoding Fe-S cluster assembly protein SufB, with protein sequence MSKDNQVLAEYTSKEYEHGWAIDLESDSAPKGLNEDIVRFISAKKNEPEWMLEWRLKAFRHWKTMKEPTWPNVKYPPIDYQDIIYYSAPKQKAKPKNLNEVDPELIKTFEKLGISLTEQKRLTGVAVDAVIDSVSVATTFKEKLSELGIIFCSFSEAVREHPALVKKYLGSVVPPNDNYFAALNSAVFSDGSFCYIPKGVKCPMELSTYFRINAANTGQFERTLIVAEEASYVSYLEGCTAPMRDENQLHAAVVELYTMKDAEIKYSTVQNWYPGDKDGKGGIYNFVTKRGLCAGDHSKISWTQVETGAAITWKYPSCILKGDYSNGEFYSVAVTNNFQQADTGTKMVHIGKNTRSRVVSKGISIGKSQNSYRGQVHILKRAENARNFSQCDSLLMGDQCGAHTFPYIDVENKSAHVEHEATTSKIGEDQIFYCLQRGIDEEAAIALIVNGYAKEVLKQLPMEFAVEAQKLLALTLEGSVG encoded by the coding sequence ATGAGCAAAGACAACCAGGTATTAGCAGAATATACGTCAAAGGAATACGAACACGGCTGGGCCATTGACCTCGAAAGCGATTCGGCACCCAAGGGGCTGAACGAAGACATCGTCCGGTTTATTTCCGCCAAGAAGAACGAGCCCGAATGGATGCTTGAGTGGAGGCTGAAGGCCTTCCGCCACTGGAAAACCATGAAGGAGCCCACCTGGCCCAATGTAAAATACCCCCCTATCGATTATCAGGACATCATTTACTATTCAGCGCCCAAGCAAAAGGCAAAGCCCAAAAATTTGAACGAGGTGGACCCGGAGCTGATCAAAACATTCGAGAAGCTGGGGATTTCCCTCACCGAGCAAAAAAGGCTGACGGGCGTGGCCGTGGATGCCGTCATTGACAGTGTTTCCGTGGCCACCACCTTCAAGGAAAAGCTGAGCGAACTGGGCATCATTTTCTGTTCCTTCAGCGAGGCCGTGAGGGAACACCCCGCCCTGGTAAAAAAATACCTGGGGTCCGTGGTGCCCCCCAACGACAATTATTTTGCGGCCCTTAACTCGGCCGTTTTTTCGGATGGCTCTTTCTGTTATATCCCAAAGGGCGTTAAATGCCCAATGGAACTCTCCACCTACTTTAGGATAAATGCCGCCAACACCGGCCAGTTTGAGCGCACCCTCATTGTGGCGGAGGAGGCCTCCTATGTGAGTTACCTCGAAGGGTGCACGGCCCCCATGCGTGACGAAAACCAATTGCACGCGGCCGTAGTGGAGCTTTACACCATGAAGGACGCGGAGATAAAATATTCGACCGTGCAAAACTGGTACCCTGGCGACAAAGACGGCAAGGGCGGCATCTACAATTTTGTGACAAAGCGTGGCCTTTGTGCCGGTGACCACTCCAAGATATCCTGGACACAGGTGGAAACTGGGGCCGCCATCACCTGGAAATACCCATCTTGTATATTAAAGGGCGACTACTCCAATGGGGAGTTTTACTCCGTGGCCGTTACCAACAACTTTCAGCAAGCCGATACCGGCACAAAGATGGTCCACATTGGCAAAAACACCCGGTCGCGTGTTGTCTCAAAAGGGATCTCCATAGGCAAGTCGCAAAACAGCTACCGGGGCCAGGTCCACATACTTAAGCGGGCGGAAAACGCGCGTAATTTCTCCCAGTGCGATTCGCTGCTGATGGGCGACCAGTGTGGGGCTCACACCTTCCCCTACATCGATGTGGAAAACAAAAGCGCCCATGTGGAGCATGAGGCCACCACTTCAAAAATAGGCGAAGACCAAATATTTTACTGTTTGCAGCGGGGCATTGACGAAGAAGCCGCCATCGCCCTTATCGTAAACGGGTATGCCAAAGAAGTACTAAAACAGTTGCCGATGGAGTTTGCCGTGGAGGCGCAAAAGCTCCTGGCCTTGACATTGGAGGGAAGTGTGGGGTAA
- the sufC gene encoding Fe-S cluster assembly ATPase SufC, which translates to MLKIKNIHARVEDKNILNGINLEVKPGEVHAIMGPNGSGKSTLASVLAGREDFEVTEGAIEFLGKDLLDMNPEDRAREGIFMAFQYPVEIPGVSTVNFMKTALNQIRSYRGQEALDAVSFLTLMKEKIKLVEIDQSLLNRSLNEGFSGGEKKRNEIFQMAMLEPKLAILDETDSGLDIDALRIVANGVNKLRTKDNATIVVTHYQRLLEYIVPDYVHVLYQGRIVKSGTKELALELEEKGYDWIKNEIEVA; encoded by the coding sequence ATGTTAAAGATCAAAAACATCCACGCGCGTGTAGAAGATAAGAACATCCTGAATGGCATCAACCTGGAGGTGAAGCCCGGTGAAGTGCACGCCATAATGGGGCCCAATGGCTCCGGCAAAAGCACGCTGGCCTCGGTACTGGCCGGACGTGAGGATTTTGAGGTAACGGAAGGGGCCATTGAATTCCTCGGCAAGGACTTATTGGACATGAACCCCGAAGACAGGGCCCGGGAAGGGATTTTCATGGCCTTCCAATACCCGGTTGAAATCCCAGGCGTAAGCACCGTCAATTTCATGAAAACCGCATTGAACCAAATCAGGTCATACCGAGGGCAGGAAGCTTTGGATGCCGTATCCTTCCTCACCCTGATGAAAGAAAAGATAAAATTGGTGGAAATAGACCAGTCCCTGCTCAACCGGTCGTTGAACGAGGGTTTTTCCGGTGGGGAGAAGAAGCGCAATGAAATATTCCAAATGGCCATGCTGGAACCCAAGTTGGCCATACTGGACGAAACCGATTCCGGCCTGGACATCGATGCGCTGAGGATAGTGGCCAACGGGGTGAACAAGTTGCGCACCAAAGACAACGCCACCATTGTGGTCACGCATTACCAGCGACTGTTGGAGTACATCGTACCTGACTACGTGCACGTGCTCTACCAGGGAAGGATTGTGAAATCCGGCACCAAAGAACTTGCGCTGGAGCTGGAAGAGAAAGGTTACGATTGGATAAAAAATGAAATAGAGGTTGCTTAA
- the sufD gene encoding Fe-S cluster assembly protein SufD, protein MNVATEKQSLSQELIASRGLSQITGTSASREKAFEAFKAIGLPEGKHEEYRFTPIAKLLAKTFKAEELYTKPAAASHDVSGLVPEGLPGNCIVFVNGVFSQSLSKLSGNSQVVIKPFAEALEGHGQVIGKSRDEIAENNDPFALLNTALWQDGLFIHVPDNTTGEGPLHIFHLHDATEGKVASHTRLMVVVGKHAEFSIIERTASTGPHTVFNTINEEILVDENAAFSYCKIQNDSGDLIHVGNTTVHQKDSSRADTYTVTLNGKLIRNNLNIIIDGEGCESHFYGLYLTEGDTLADNHTTVDHRKPNSFSNELYKGLMDGKSKGVFNGKIYVRPHAQKTNAFQSNRNILLSDTATINTKPQLEIWADDVKCSHGCTTGQLDKEALFYLQSRGIPKDIAKGMLLYAFAGEVINAIKDGQVRDYVDSVISERLHKSY, encoded by the coding sequence ATGAATGTTGCCACAGAAAAACAAAGCTTGTCGCAGGAACTGATTGCCTCCCGGGGGTTGTCCCAAATCACAGGCACCTCGGCTTCCAGGGAAAAGGCCTTTGAAGCCTTTAAAGCCATAGGCCTGCCCGAAGGCAAGCATGAAGAATATAGGTTCACGCCCATTGCCAAACTACTGGCCAAAACTTTTAAAGCCGAAGAATTGTACACCAAGCCTGCCGCGGCATCGCATGATGTCAGTGGCCTTGTTCCCGAAGGCTTGCCGGGGAATTGCATCGTCTTTGTGAATGGTGTATTTAGCCAGTCCCTTTCAAAGCTGAGCGGCAACTCCCAAGTAGTGATAAAGCCTTTTGCCGAGGCCCTGGAAGGGCACGGCCAGGTGATTGGCAAAAGCCGGGATGAAATTGCGGAAAACAATGACCCATTCGCGCTGCTCAACACCGCCCTGTGGCAGGATGGGTTGTTCATCCACGTCCCCGACAACACCACGGGGGAGGGCCCGCTCCATATCTTCCATTTGCATGATGCCACGGAGGGCAAAGTGGCCTCCCATACACGGCTGATGGTGGTGGTGGGCAAGCATGCGGAATTTAGCATCATTGAAAGGACGGCCTCCACAGGGCCCCATACAGTGTTCAATACCATTAACGAGGAAATATTGGTGGACGAAAATGCCGCGTTCAGTTATTGCAAAATCCAAAACGACAGCGGTGACTTGATCCATGTGGGCAACACCACCGTTCACCAAAAGGACTCCAGCCGGGCAGACACCTATACGGTTACCCTCAACGGCAAGCTCATACGCAACAACCTCAACATCATTATTGATGGCGAGGGGTGCGAGTCGCACTTTTACGGCTTGTACCTCACCGAAGGCGATACCCTTGCCGACAACCACACCACCGTGGACCACAGGAAGCCCAACTCCTTCAGCAACGAGTTGTACAAAGGTTTGATGGACGGCAAATCAAAGGGCGTGTTCAATGGGAAAATCTACGTGCGGCCACATGCTCAAAAGACAAATGCCTTTCAATCCAACCGCAATATCCTCCTTTCGGATACCGCCACCATCAATACCAAGCCACAGCTGGAGATATGGGCGGATGACGTAAAATGCTCGCACGGGTGCACCACTGGCCAGTTGGACAAAGAAGCATTGTTTTACCTTCAGTCCCGGGGCATTCCCAAAGACATTGCAAAAGGAATGCTGCTATATGCCTTTGCCGGGGAGGTGATCAACGCCATTAAGGATGGGCAGGTAAGGGATTATGTCGACTCGGTCATTTCGGAAAGGCTACACAAAAGTTATTGA
- a CDS encoding cysteine desulfurase, whose translation MDIQEIRTAFPILQQKVNGKPLVYFDNAATAQKPQRVIGKLTEYYTGYNANIHRGIHTLAEKATKAYEAARKAAQEFVGAQYGEEIVFTRGVTESINLVAASYGSFIREGDEIIIAELEHHSNIVPWQMLCERKGAVLRIIPVNDRGEMDLGAYKNMLSNKTRMVATNHASNTLGTINPVEEIIQLAHGHGAVVLIDGAQAAAHLPIDVVALDADFYCLSSHKMYGPTGVGVLYGKKEWLEKMPPYMGGGEMIKEVTFGKTTYNDLPYKFEAGTPNIADVVAFAEAIAFINDLGKKNIHCHEMELLSYATALLSQMDGVRLIGTAAQKVGVLSFVIDGIHHFDIGQMLDARGIAVRTGHHCTQPLMDRFGIEGTVRASFAVYNTKEEIDRLAEGITRTINFLKG comes from the coding sequence CTGGACATTCAGGAAATCCGTACGGCCTTTCCGATACTGCAACAAAAAGTAAACGGAAAGCCGCTGGTATATTTTGACAATGCCGCCACGGCCCAAAAACCACAAAGGGTAATAGGGAAACTCACGGAATACTATACCGGGTACAATGCAAACATCCACCGGGGCATACATACGCTGGCCGAAAAGGCCACCAAGGCCTACGAAGCCGCCCGCAAAGCGGCCCAGGAATTTGTGGGCGCCCAATACGGGGAAGAAATTGTTTTTACGCGGGGCGTCACCGAAAGCATCAACCTGGTGGCGGCCAGCTACGGGTCGTTTATCCGCGAAGGGGACGAGATCATCATAGCCGAACTGGAACACCACAGCAATATTGTGCCCTGGCAGATGCTTTGCGAAAGGAAAGGCGCAGTGCTTAGGATCATCCCCGTAAACGACCGCGGTGAAATGGATTTGGGGGCGTACAAAAATATGCTTTCCAACAAAACCAGGATGGTGGCCACCAACCATGCCAGCAACACCCTGGGCACCATCAATCCCGTGGAGGAGATCATCCAACTGGCGCACGGGCATGGTGCCGTGGTGCTTATTGACGGGGCACAGGCGGCAGCCCACCTGCCCATAGATGTGGTGGCCCTTGATGCCGATTTCTATTGCCTCTCGTCCCACAAAATGTACGGCCCCACAGGGGTAGGCGTACTCTACGGAAAAAAGGAATGGCTGGAAAAAATGCCCCCTTACATGGGTGGTGGCGAAATGATCAAGGAGGTGACCTTTGGAAAAACCACGTATAACGACCTCCCCTATAAATTTGAGGCCGGCACGCCCAACATTGCTGACGTGGTGGCCTTCGCGGAGGCCATTGCATTCATTAATGATTTGGGCAAGAAAAACATCCATTGCCACGAAATGGAACTCCTCTCCTATGCCACTGCCCTGCTAAGCCAAATGGATGGCGTAAGGCTGATAGGCACTGCCGCCCAAAAAGTGGGCGTGCTTTCCTTTGTCATCGATGGCATCCACCATTTTGATATTGGCCAAATGCTCGATGCCAGGGGGATTGCCGTGAGGACCGGGCACCACTGCACCCAACCGCTGATGGACCGCTTTGGCATAGAAGGAACCGTAAGGGCCTCTTTCGCTGTTTATAACACCAAAGAGGAAATCGACCGCCTGGCAGAAGGCATAACACGGACCATAAATTTCTTAAAAGGATAG
- a CDS encoding SufE family protein — MESITDIQQGIVSEFNLLDGDQEMAVLYIMELGQKMPAMDEAGKREENLVKGCQSKVWLAARLENDKVYFEADSNTALTKGLVSLLLRIFSGQSPEAILAADLDFIGKIGMERFIGTQRSNGFAAMVKQIKLYALAFKTKMEVKP; from the coding sequence TTGGAATCCATTACGGACATACAACAGGGGATCGTCAGCGAATTCAATTTGTTGGATGGCGACCAGGAGATGGCGGTGCTTTACATTATGGAACTGGGGCAAAAGATGCCCGCAATGGACGAAGCCGGGAAACGGGAGGAAAACCTAGTAAAAGGCTGCCAATCGAAAGTTTGGCTGGCCGCCCGCCTGGAAAATGACAAGGTTTATTTCGAGGCGGACAGCAATACCGCCCTTACCAAAGGTCTGGTAAGCTTATTGTTGAGGATATTTTCAGGGCAATCGCCAGAAGCCATCCTGGCGGCAGACCTTGATTTTATTGGCAAGATTGGCATGGAGCGCTTTATTGGAACGCAACGCTCCAACGGCTTTGCCGCCATGGTGAAGCAAATAAAACTGTATGCCCTTGCGTTCAAAACCAAGATGGAAGTAAAACCATGA
- a CDS encoding DUF59 domain-containing protein, whose translation MSEGKNQAMETETGTGELREKVIAAIKTVYDPEIPVDVLELGLIYEINVYPVNNVYVLMTLTSPSCPSGELIPGEVEQRIKEVEGVNDVKVELTFDPPYSQDMMSEAAKLELGFM comes from the coding sequence ATGAGCGAAGGAAAAAACCAGGCAATGGAAACAGAAACCGGCACCGGGGAATTGCGGGAAAAGGTAATTGCCGCCATCAAAACGGTGTACGACCCGGAAATCCCGGTGGACGTGCTTGAGTTGGGGCTGATTTACGAAATCAACGTATATCCGGTGAACAACGTGTATGTATTGATGACGCTTACCTCCCCCTCCTGCCCTTCCGGGGAGCTGATCCCAGGGGAAGTGGAGCAACGGATAAAGGAAGTGGAAGGCGTAAACGATGTGAAGGTGGAATTGACATTTGACCCTCCTTACTCCCAGGACATGATGAGCGAGGCGGCAAAACTCGAACTTGGATTTATGTGA
- a CDS encoding BrxA/BrxB family bacilliredoxin, translating to MSMYPEQLVAPMRSDLTEVGFKELRTVADVDNELKEQKGTTLLVINSVCGCAAGAARPGIKWAVHNSKKKPDHLTTVFAGADIEAVAKAREYTLPYPPSSPSIALFKDGELVHFIERHHIEGRNAQMIGEHLIQVFDEFC from the coding sequence ATGAGCATGTACCCCGAACAATTGGTAGCCCCCATGAGGAGCGACCTCACCGAAGTAGGATTTAAAGAGCTGAGGACAGTGGCCGATGTGGACAACGAACTGAAAGAGCAAAAAGGGACCACCCTACTGGTCATCAATTCCGTTTGTGGATGTGCCGCAGGCGCTGCCCGGCCAGGCATCAAATGGGCCGTTCACAACAGCAAGAAAAAGCCCGACCACCTGACTACCGTCTTTGCCGGTGCGGACATTGAGGCCGTGGCCAAGGCACGGGAATATACGTTGCCCTATCCTCCTTCTTCCCCTTCCATTGCCCTTTTCAAAGATGGCGAATTGGTCCACTTCATTGAGCGGCACCACATTGAGGGAAGGAACGCACAAATGATAGGAGAGCACCTCATTCAGGTGTTTGACGAGTTCTGCTGA
- a CDS encoding DUF998 domain-containing protein: MMDIREVTHYLTRERSDIPEVISFRATRRAIGVLGVALPFLLWWGGLLLNRTALQPSISHYYFTNMREAFVGVLCAVSLFLFTYKGYNKMDSYAANAAGFFSLMVAVFPTNIIDGYPGQSMVASILDVKIHNAIHLTSAGLFFITLACMSLFLFTKSNKPKSQWSDARKSRNMVYKVSGWIMLLCIVLIGISEPLLGVGKTSKVTFAMETVALFFFGISWLTKGDVVFGD, translated from the coding sequence ATGATGGATATTCGAGAAGTGACCCACTACCTCACCAGGGAACGCAGCGACATCCCTGAGGTGATTTCCTTTCGAGCCACACGCAGGGCCATCGGAGTGCTGGGTGTAGCACTTCCTTTTTTGCTCTGGTGGGGCGGACTGCTCCTCAACAGAACAGCATTACAACCATCGATAAGCCACTACTACTTCACCAACATGCGTGAAGCTTTTGTGGGCGTATTGTGTGCCGTGTCATTGTTCCTGTTTACCTACAAGGGCTACAACAAGATGGACAGCTATGCTGCCAATGCAGCAGGGTTCTTCAGTTTGATGGTAGCGGTATTTCCTACCAACATCATTGACGGTTACCCAGGACAAAGCATGGTGGCCTCCATATTGGATGTTAAAATTCACAACGCCATTCACCTCACCAGTGCAGGGTTATTCTTTATCACCCTGGCTTGTATGTCATTGTTCCTGTTTACCAAAAGTAACAAGCCCAAATCGCAATGGAGTGATGCGAGGAAAAGCAGAAACATGGTATACAAGGTGAGTGGTTGGATCATGCTGCTCTGCATTGTGCTGATAGGTATAAGTGAACCTTTGTTGGGCGTAGGGAAAACAAGCAAGGTCACCTTTGCCATGGAGACAGTAGCCCTGTTCTTCTTTGGCATCAGTTGGTTGACGAAAGGGGATGTGGTGTTTGGGGATTAA
- a CDS encoding BspA family leucine-rich repeat surface protein — MTFRPLLKFNLIVGAILLFTLASRTACSQTVSATDLGTSNVDIYKTFRQEVYGFRISSTGGNSTLTALTTQPTAGTYTTADIIDFELYFNTVDNFASASLVSTSGLSAGSGEVINFNSFAQLIADDGFDKYFYIAANVAPGATLGNTFSIPFFDVSNFTFSKAVVFSGSSLGPSGTKTIQDQYPFITTWKTDNPGTSNDDQVTIPTTGTGYFFNVDWGDGMTDTDVTGDITHTYATPGTYTVSITGAFPRIYFNAASYRPDKDSRKLLTVEQWGNIGWASMASAFSGCVNLRINAVDAPDLTNVTSMSEMFYEASVMDDNINHWNVSNVTSMFRTFNNAEAFNQPLDGWDVSNVTDMTDMFAYASSFNQNISSWIVDNVQYMSSMFAGASSFNQNIGGWNISQVTSLDQMFAYAVTFNQDVSGWNTINVSDMNGVFDGAASFNQDISTWNLTNVTRMSRMFRRAVAFNQDVTGLNVSNVTNLSGMFSFHPTFNQDITGWNVSGVTDMSSMFEGATAFNQNISTWDVSAVRDFNAMFNGATAFNQPLAAWTLHPTLTIDMRNMFDSATSFDQDLSGWNVANLSQAHNMFNNSGLSVSNYDILLEGWSSQSVISNVTFGAQGIYYCSAQTARDVLTTTFFWNITDGGPKCISLFNGPDTTAPEITNAQPEAIDFGSTSTTKSITFTLLNNLSIPITNVQINNSSPGFPTVVVFVSIAAGATQTFTVDLTGAVGTYTETVAITSSDFSGSFQFDVTGEVTATPEPEIAVFEGADIFGTPILNGQPTPLDLGYGIKGNSLMGEFTITNIGDAVLNISDITFTGSAFVLGSIPPTTVAVNGTETIQVILSGINADIFSETVSILSDDTDEAIFNFNVYGEIIGPDIAVYDGTDIYSDPEILDGQAAPVDFGSGPDGVDIILPITIANLNPADLNISDVTITGTAFTLTSTPPTFVAAEVDGIISFVTFDIMLSGATGGSFSETITIFSDDEDEPTFSFSLTGTITTSVCASVPTATVGTIADICENGTIQLSGSFGGAANAASWSTTGDGGFDNAASLNAVYTPGTSDIASGSVNFTLTTNDPDGAGPCVAASAAVTVAISSAPIAGSPVVQSNVAIASNINVIGASTVATGDVLTVTILQNPTKGTAVVKTDKTIDYTAAIGTLGVDSFDYEICNQCGLCSTASVSVDILNQPPVFTAPATPPPVLPGQVITILIGDYLIDANNNIDLTSVTNLTTTGNGIVSYDGNGIITLDYTNATFSGNSESISFRIFDTSMAFVDVTIEINVIGEITAYNGISSNNDGFNDYFKIENIEFLEPENQVLIYNRWGDKVFEMDNYNPNDASRRFEGKQNDRKELPSGVYFYRIRFFSDREPLSGYLTIKK; from the coding sequence ATGACCTTTCGCCCGCTTTTAAAATTCAACCTAATCGTTGGGGCCATTCTGTTATTCACTTTAGCCAGCAGAACAGCCTGTTCACAAACGGTAAGTGCTACTGACCTTGGTACAAGCAATGTTGATATATATAAAACCTTCAGACAGGAAGTTTACGGCTTTAGGATCTCATCGACCGGAGGCAACTCCACGCTCACGGCTTTAACCACCCAACCTACCGCGGGCACATATACCACCGCGGATATCATCGACTTTGAATTGTATTTTAATACAGTGGACAACTTTGCCTCGGCTTCATTGGTAAGCACCTCCGGGTTATCCGCAGGCTCAGGTGAAGTCATCAACTTTAATAGCTTTGCCCAGCTGATTGCAGATGATGGCTTCGATAAATATTTCTATATCGCTGCCAATGTTGCCCCCGGTGCAACATTGGGGAACACATTCAGCATCCCATTTTTTGACGTTAGTAATTTTACTTTTTCAAAAGCCGTTGTTTTTAGTGGTTCATCACTCGGTCCATCCGGAACAAAAACAATTCAAGACCAGTATCCTTTTATCACCACCTGGAAAACGGACAACCCGGGAACTTCCAATGATGACCAGGTTACCATTCCGACAACGGGTACTGGTTATTTTTTTAATGTCGATTGGGGCGATGGGATGACCGATACGGATGTGACCGGTGACATTACCCACACCTATGCCACACCGGGCACTTACACGGTTTCCATCACCGGGGCGTTCCCGAGGATTTATTTTAATGCAGCAAGCTACCGGCCTGACAAGGACAGCCGCAAGCTGCTTACCGTAGAGCAATGGGGCAATATTGGCTGGGCCTCTATGGCCAGTGCATTTAGTGGCTGTGTTAACCTGAGGATCAATGCAGTTGACGCACCAGATCTTACCAACGTAACCAGCATGAGCGAGATGTTTTACGAAGCTTCCGTGATGGATGATAACATTAATCATTGGAATGTAAGCAATGTCACTAGTATGTTTCGTACGTTCAACAATGCTGAAGCATTTAACCAGCCACTTGACGGGTGGGATGTCAGCAATGTCACCGACATGACGGACATGTTCGCATATGCGAGCTCATTTAACCAGAACATCAGTAGCTGGATAGTGGACAACGTACAATATATGTCGAGTATGTTTGCAGGAGCCAGCTCCTTTAACCAGAATATAGGTGGGTGGAACATCAGTCAGGTCACCTCACTCGACCAAATGTTTGCTTACGCAGTGACCTTTAATCAGGACGTCAGTGGATGGAATACCATCAATGTCTCAGACATGAATGGTGTTTTTGATGGTGCCGCATCTTTCAATCAGGATATCAGCACATGGAACCTGACCAATGTTACGCGAATGTCACGCATGTTTCGCAGGGCTGTTGCATTCAATCAGGATGTGACGGGGCTTAATGTAAGTAACGTAACCAATCTGTCGGGCATGTTCAGTTTCCACCCTACATTTAATCAGGACATCACCGGATGGAATGTAAGTGGCGTAACCGACATGAGCAGCATGTTTGAAGGTGCGACCGCCTTTAACCAAAACATCAGCACCTGGGATGTCTCCGCTGTGCGTGACTTCAATGCCATGTTTAATGGCGCAACAGCTTTCAACCAGCCACTCGCAGCATGGACACTGCACCCTACCCTGACGATAGACATGCGCAATATGTTCGATTCGGCCACGTCCTTTGATCAGGACCTAAGCGGATGGAATGTAGCCAACCTTTCACAGGCCCACAACATGTTTAACAATTCCGGGCTCTCCGTAAGCAACTATGATATTCTGCTGGAAGGGTGGTCTTCACAATCCGTAATATCCAACGTAACCTTTGGTGCACAAGGGATCTACTATTGCTCAGCACAAACTGCAAGAGATGTGTTGACAACCACTTTCTTTTGGAACATCACAGACGGAGGGCCAAAGTGTATTTCTCTTTTCAACGGTCCGGATACTACCGCACCGGAAATAACGAATGCCCAGCCTGAAGCCATCGACTTCGGGTCTACCTCCACAACAAAAAGCATAACATTTACGCTGCTCAATAATCTTAGTATTCCAATTACTAACGTACAGATTAACAACTCTTCTCCTGGGTTTCCGACTGTTGTGGTATTTGTAAGCATTGCTGCGGGGGCCACACAAACATTTACAGTTGATTTAACAGGGGCAGTAGGAACGTACACAGAAACGGTCGCGATCACCAGTTCCGATTTTAGCGGTTCATTCCAGTTCGATGTCACTGGTGAAGTGACTGCTACCCCTGAACCTGAAATAGCTGTATTTGAAGGTGCCGACATATTTGGAACACCTATACTGAACGGGCAGCCTACCCCATTGGATCTGGGATATGGAATAAAAGGGAATAGCCTAATGGGTGAATTTACCATCACCAACATTGGCGATGCCGTTTTAAATATTTCGGACATTACTTTTACTGGAAGTGCTTTCGTATTGGGATCCATCCCTCCTACCACGGTAGCTGTTAACGGAACTGAAACCATCCAGGTGATACTTTCCGGCATAAACGCAGACATCTTCTCTGAAACGGTTAGCATTCTCAGCGATGACACTGACGAAGCCATATTCAACTTTAATGTCTATGGAGAAATCATTGGCCCTGATATAGCAGTATATGATGGCACTGATATTTATTCCGACCCTGAAATATTGGATGGTCAGGCTGCGCCTGTTGATTTCGGCTCAGGTCCTGATGGTGTGGATATCATCCTGCCCATCACCATCGCCAATTTAAATCCCGCTGACTTAAACATATCCGATGTAACGATAACAGGAACTGCGTTTACCCTCACCTCTACTCCTCCCACCTTTGTGGCTGCAGAAGTAGATGGTATCATCTCTTTTGTAACTTTTGACATTATGTTGAGTGGTGCGACTGGGGGAAGCTTCAGTGAAACCATCACCATTTTTAGTGATGATGAAGATGAGCCTACGTTTAGCTTTTCACTTACAGGCACCATTACCACCTCCGTGTGTGCGAGTGTACCTACCGCTACCGTTGGCACTATTGCCGACATTTGTGAAAATGGAACGATCCAACTCTCGGGTAGTTTTGGAGGCGCTGCCAATGCGGCCTCCTGGTCAACAACCGGAGATGGAGGATTTGACAATGCCGCTTCATTAAATGCCGTGTACACACCTGGCACCAGCGATATTGCCAGTGGTTCAGTGAATTTTACATTGACCACCAATGATCCTGATGGTGCAGGGCCATGTGTTGCTGCTTCTGCAGCTGTAACTGTTGCCATTTCGAGCGCACCCATTGCTGGCTCCCCTGTGGTGCAAAGCAATGTAGCCATCGCTTCTAACATCAATGTAATTGGTGCTTCTACTGTTGCCACGGGAGATGTGCTCACCGTTACCATTTTGCAAAACCCTACCAAAGGCACCGCTGTAGTAAAGACCGACAAAACTATCGACTACACCGCTGCTATAGGCACTCTTGGAGTGGATTCTTTTGATTATGAAATTTGCAATCAATGCGGACTGTGCAGTACTGCAAGTGTAAGTGTTGATATTCTCAACCAACCACCTGTCTTTACTGCTCCAGCAACACCTCCCCCAGTTTTACCCGGGCAGGTAATCACTATTTTAATTGGAGATTATTTGATAGATGCCAACAATAATATTGACTTGACATCAGTAACCAACCTTACTACCACAGGCAACGGCATTGTTTCTTATGATGGCAATGGGATAATAACTTTGGATTACACCAATGCTACTTTTAGCGGCAACAGTGAAAGTATCAGTTTCAGAATATTTGATACTTCAATGGCATTTGTTGATGTGACCATTGAAATCAATGTAATAGGTGAAATCACAGCCTACAATGGGATTTCTTCCAATAATGATGGCTTCAACGATTATTTTAAAATTGAAAATATTGAATTCCTTGAACCTGAAAATCAAGTACTGATTTACAACCGATGGGGAGATAAGGTTTTTGAAATGGATAATTACAATCCGAATGATGCCAGCAGAAGATTTGAGGGAAAACAGAATGACAGGAAGGAATTACCCAGCGGGGTATATTTTTACAGGATCAGGTTTTTTAGTGACCGGGAACCCCTTTCCGGGTACCTCACCATTAAGAAATAG